One genomic region from Sphingobacterium sp. UGAL515B_05 encodes:
- a CDS encoding M15 family metallopeptidase has translation MKFNLCLTFGFSLFTLCLRGQEKIMPSDFVYVKDIIPTISLEVRYFGSHNFTGRPIKGYEKPVAILTKRAALALQQVENHLNKKGLGLKIFDAYRPQRAVDNFKTWSLNTNDTIAKKEFYPLINKKNLFNLGFIASKSGHSRGSTVDLTLISLKDQKEIDMGGPFDFFGAVSHHQYADLTAQQKENRKILKEAMAKFGFKAYDKEWWHYTLQDEPYRKTYFDFIVK, from the coding sequence ATGAAATTCAACTTGTGTCTTACATTTGGCTTCAGCCTTTTCACACTTTGCCTCCGTGGGCAGGAAAAGATCATGCCTTCAGATTTTGTATACGTCAAGGACATTATCCCCACGATAAGCTTAGAAGTGCGTTATTTCGGCAGTCACAACTTCACCGGAAGGCCGATTAAAGGTTATGAAAAACCAGTCGCTATTTTAACTAAACGTGCGGCGCTAGCACTACAGCAGGTCGAGAACCATTTAAATAAAAAAGGTCTTGGCTTGAAAATATTCGACGCCTACCGCCCGCAACGTGCTGTTGACAACTTTAAAACATGGTCTTTAAACACCAATGATACAATTGCAAAAAAGGAGTTCTACCCGCTTATCAATAAGAAGAATTTGTTCAATCTAGGCTTTATTGCCTCCAAATCGGGCCACAGCCGGGGCAGTACAGTAGATCTCACGCTCATTAGCTTAAAAGATCAAAAAGAGATTGACATGGGTGGACCTTTTGATTTTTTCGGCGCAGTCTCACATCATCAGTACGCGGATCTGACAGCCCAACAGAAAGAGAACCGAAAGATCTTAAAAGAAGCAATGGCTAAATTTGGCTTTAAAGCTTATGATAAGGAATGGTGGCATTACACCTTGCAAGATGAACCCTATCGTAAAACCTATTTTGATTTTATCGTAAAATAA